From Jeotgalibaca dankookensis, one genomic window encodes:
- a CDS encoding YvrJ family protein: protein MEPGLLPYIEMISNTGFPIVVSLYLLNRMEKKLDTLVLAIEKLGRNE from the coding sequence ATGGAACCAGGATTACTTCCCTACATTGAAATGATCAGTAACACAGGCTTTCCGATCGTAGTTTCACTCTATTTACTTAACCGTATGGAAAAGAAACTCGATACGTTAGTCCTAGCTATTGAAAAATTAGGTAGGAACGAATAA